TTACTGATCGAATCTTCAACCAATCTAATAACCTTCTCCTCTTCCCCATACTTAACTTCGCCGCTCATTTCAACATAATCCATTACTTCTTGATAGACAAAAGCTACGGCTTCTCCCTTTTCCTTATCTGATAAGTTTTTCAACTTCTCCGATTCATCAATCTGCTGCGTAACAATTTTACCAATATAGCGATCTAAAATACTTGGAGAGAAATCCGAGAAACAATCATCGATGAATTCTTCCATTGGATAGCCAACTTCATTTTCCCAGCCCGGATTTTTAAAGTCCCCAGTAAAGAATTCTTCCTTGATCTGCTTCACAATATCCGGATATTCCTTAACTAACTCTCCTTGTCCCGTGAGAGTCAGATAGTCCGCAATATATTCTTCTGTCTCCCCAAAGTAAAACCAGCCAACAGACCTCCCGCTGATCTTAGCCACCTTCTCGATCACATCAAGCGGTGCTAAATTATATCCTTGGACATAAGAACTGATTGTCGGCTTCTTCAATCCAAGTCGACTACCAAACTCTGTAAAAGAGATATTCATTTCATCCTTGATCAGCTTTAGTCGTCTCCCGACTTTTTCTTTATTTGGTTGTAACAATCCAAACATTTCTGATCCCTCCTATATGATTTCATATACAGCATACCACACGTATATCGTTTCGTATATATTTTTCCGCAAAAACTATTGACACCGTATTTAAAACCGTATATGATGTAAATGTAGAGGTACCACTACATTTTTTTAAATCGAACGTATATCAAATCGTATATTAGAAAGGAAGAAAAAATATGCCGATCAAAATCAGTGATTTAACCTTACCAAAAGAAAAGTTAGAAAAAGAGTATCAAGTCGTTAGTGTCTCACGATGGCAAAAAGATGGAGAAATTTTGGGATGGAGCTACGAGTGTATCTTACCCAAGCTGCGTTTTGAAAAGATGAGTGTAAAAATTGGAAGCGCTGAACCAGTCGTAACGCTGGATGAACTTGAGAAAAATGGGATCGCGACGGTCACTTTTAACAATCTTTCGATAAAACCTTGGGGACGGGCAAATGGTCAGTTTGTCAGCTATGGATTATCTGCGACGGCAGACTCAGCAGTTTTACTGACAAAACAACCAACAGAGAATCCTAGCAATCATTCAAAAGAGTCACGCAACTAATATCCCTGATCGTTTGTTGGGTGTTTTCGGAATGGGCGGCTGGCGTCAGCCAAAAGCCGTTCATTCCGAAAAAAACCGCACAACAAATGAGCAGTCTAGCAGGGCTGCGTAGCAGTTCTGCTCCTTTACTTGATTTATAGGACAACATCTGTCGAAAAAAGTTGTTCTCGTTCATTGAAAACTAAATAACCTTGAAGTATGTCAGGAGCGATGATGATTGCTAAAAGCTTACAATCAAAAAATCATTGAAACTCCTACGTATACAGAAATTTGGGAATACGAAAAACCGATTGTTTACAAAGTGGATGAAAAGAAAAATGAAGAATATGAACATCAAACACCTGAATGGATCAACAACTTAAATGAGCCCAATAAAAAATATGACGAGCTAACAGCAGAAAAACAATATGACAGCTTAAAAAGAAAACAAAAACACTATAAAAATATGCGCTTTGAAATTGCTCGCTTGATTGATATGAATTTCGACGACAACACAAAATTTCTCACACTCACCTTTAAAGAGAACATTCAAAACATTGAAACCACGAATGATGAATTCAAAAAATTTATTAAACGATTAAACTACCAAACTTATAAAACGAAAAAATCCCAGATCAAGTATTTGGCCACGTGGGAAAAGCAGAAACGCGGTGCTATCCATTACCACATTGTCTTGTTCTCCTTCCCTTTCGTCCCTCATGAACGACTGATGAAAATTTGGGGGCATGGATTGGTTTGGATCAATAAGATCGATGTAGATGCGGTGGAAAATCGCGGAAGATACCTCAGCAAGTATTTTGACAAAGATTTGGACCTCAAAGAGCATAAGAAAAAGGCCTTCTTCAAATCGCAAAATCTCAAAATACCGAAAGAAACAAAAAGACTGACCGAACAAGAATACGATACAAATGGTCAAGAAGTTCTCCACACGAAAAATTATATCCGGCGATCACCAAAATTTTCTGAGGAACTTAATGAATCGGGTGCCCTTGAACAGGTCGTCGAATTTGAAGAGAGTAACGTGAAATATACAAAAATAAAGAAAGATAAGAACACAGAAACTCATTGAATTCATCATTCGTGGTTTCAATGTTCTTGTATTTGAGAGGTGAGTGTTATGAAGTCAACAATATGTAAGGATGATCTATTAAGTTTAGGCTACAAACCTCATACTGCTAAGATGATCGTTCGACAAGCAAAACAGATTATGGTACAAAAAGGGTATCCGTTTTACAACAATAAACGATTGGGCTATGTTCCAAGAGAGGTTGTAGAAGAAATCATAGGCGTTTCTCTTGAAGGAGAGAATCACAGTGCCTAAAACAAAATATGTAGGTGTCTATCGGGATAAAAACGGGAAATATTTTTACCAACTGGAATTGGGAATCGACAAAGCAACTGGCAAGCGAATTCAGAAAAAAGGACGCAAAGATCAAAATGGAAAGCCATTTGAGTCTGCCAGAGAAGCCTATAAAGAGCTAACTCGATTGAAAAATGATTTTATGCTCCAAAATGGTTACATCAATTACAAACTGACTTATGCCCAATTCATGGAACAAAAATATATTCCCTACTATCGGTCAAGTGTTGAACGCAGCACATGGAATTCAAGACAAACTGGTTTGGAACAAATCAAACAGCGTTTTGGAGATATGAAGCTTCGAGAAATCACTGTTGAGGATTGCGAGAATTATCGAATCTGGCTATTGAACGACAGTGGTTACTCTCAATCTTATTGCTCCCTAATGTACGGAATGTTTCGTAAAACATTGGACTATGCAGTGACGTTGAATTTCATGAACGAAAATATTTCCAAACGAACCAAAGCCATATCTAAAGGTAAATCCATTGTTCCTTATTGGACCAAAGAAGAATTTCAAAAAGTTCTAGCAACAATCTTCATTGATGATTTTTACGAACACATGAGCTTCGTGCTAATCTGGTTGTATTATATGACTGGAATTCGTGTCAGTGAAGGTCTAGCACTCCATTGGACTGATGTAGATTTGAAGAGAAAAAAACTGCGTATCCATCATACACTCGACATGAAAAATCAAAACGACTTTATCAGAAAGCCTTATACCAAAACAGAAAGCGGTATGCGCACAATCTCACTGGATGATGATACGGTCAGAATTTTGAAACGCTGGAAAAGCGTCCAAAAGAAACATGGTGTCGAACATTTTATCCTAAGTTACACCGACTTACCTTTATATCGTTCCACCGTTCAGCGAATCATTGAGAGATACGCAAAACTAGCTAACGTTCCTGCCATTCAAGGCAAAGGATTGCGCCACTCTCACGTAAGCTATTTGATCAACGAATTTAACGCAGATATTTTAGTCGTATCACAACGATTGGGCCATTCCAGCCCAGAGATCACCTTGAAACACTACGCTCACCTGTGGAGTAGAAATGATGAAAGTATCGCCGATCAGATGGCTGGCAACATCATTTTCAACTTTGCAAAGGAGTCAAAAGTTGATTTCAATGGTAATCAGGCAGTAAAAATATAACACTGCCAAATCCCTGCCAAGATGGATGTTATCTTTTATGGATGTTGTTAAATCAACGTTTATGGAGGGTTGACTTACATCGAGTGGGAGTAGTTGTAGGAGAGCTAGAAATCCTCTTATACCAAGGGTTTCTGGCTCTTCTTATCTTTTTACTGCACTTTTATTGCATTTTTTTCATTTCTTTGTTTCGCAAGTAGTCTACAGTAAATTGATTCTTTGGTGAAGTATCATAATTTTGTTTTGCTTCTTTAAAGGAAATGGCTCCATTTAATTTGTTAGCTACCTCGAAATTACTGTTAGGATAAAGATGTCCATACGTTCCTAAAGTCGTCTCAATATCTTCGTGTCCTAGACGATCTTTAATGATAAGTGGATTTTCTCCCATACTGATTAACAAGGAAGCATGAGAATGCCGTAACCCATGGATTCTGATTCGATGGATACCAGCCAGCTTAGCATAGCGTTCAATAGCATATGATAGTGTATGTTTTTGGGTAGGAATACCGTTATAGCTCATTACAAAGTCTGTCTGAATTAGATTTTGTTGTACTTCCTTCCATTCGGATAAATAAGTTAATGTGCATTTATCTAATACAATATGACGAACGCTCGCCTTTGTTTTTGGTTCAACAAATCTATAATTCGATTGATTCTTGTAATAGAGTGTTTTGTTGATGGTTAGTACTCCTGAGTCAAAATCAATATCTTCCCATTGAATGGCAGTAGCTTCACCAATTCGCATTCCAGTCATAAATAAAAACCACAGAGAGATAAATAAAAAGTGTTGATAGTAATCTTCTTTGTAAATTAGAGAGATTACTTTTTCAAATTCTTCTTTTGTCCAAAATTCAATTTTAGACTTTTGCTTTTTCACATTGCCAATAATCTTAGATGGATTTGTGGTGGTTATCCCAAGGACAATTGCTCGATCCATAGCAACTGAAAATAGTCCTTGAACAGCTCTTACATAAGAAGACTTACACTTCTTTGATAATTTTAGTTGCCAATTTTGCACATCAATAGGCTCAATATCGGAAACAGCCATTTTATCAAAATAAGAGAAATGCTTCTTAATAGTTGGTAAGCGATTTTCATATGTTCTGAGCTTTACCTGTGTCTTATACCATGGAAGGAAAATTTCAAAGATATAATGTTTAAACGTCATTTTATCCTTATTCTCACTTAATTCTTCTGGTTTCATCAATAGCAGTTTCGAATATTCTTCTCTTGCTTCTTTTTTAGTAGTGAATCCACTACGATATTTTTGAATTTTTTTCCCTTTAGAATCATAACCTAGATTTGCACGAAAATAATAGGTTCCATTCTTTGCTTTTTTTATTGGGTCTTTAACCATAGTTTTTACTCCTTACTGTGCAAAAACTACTCAGACCTGTTTTCATTTGAAAACCGAATTCCTAGAATTTCTTCAACAGCTTCACGAGGGACTCTATCTAGCTTTCGAGATTGATAGTAGATATGCCCTTTTGTAATCATCAATTCTTTTGCTTTTTTTATGATGTCTGCTGAAAAAGAAGTTCCATATCCTAGCTCAACTAAATCCTTTTTTGTGACCGTTATCATTATTACTCCTTTCCCAATTATAGGCTAGGAAAACTCCAATATTCACCTATAATTATATCAAATAGTTTTATAATAATACACTGACAAGAGAAGAATATCTTAGCAATCGAACAGCTCTAGCAAAGCTCACAGGAATTTCACTTCTGCATGGTTCTCATGTAGCCGTACCCATTGCCTGTGACGCTTCTAACGCTCGGACTATGGCTATACGGGAGTATCATTATCACGATAAGAAAGTCATGGCAGCAATCCTGCTAAAGATTACTTTCGAATTACTAACATGAATCGCTCACTAATTTTGTAGGTCATGGCGTGTTAGTTCATCAGCTCTTTTCTTACCGAAACGTATTCGATTGCCTTTATTTGGTTGTCAAAGAACGTTTGGCTTGTTAGCCTATCAAAACCTACTGAACACACAATATGCTTTGATGGAATAACAAACCTCCCAAATCGGGAAGCGTGGATACGATTCGACACGCTTCCACGAAAAAATGGGACTATTTAATTTCGAACGATAAAATCTTAGAGATGAGTTTCGTTTCCATTCTGCCACGTAGGGTTTCATCAATAACCATATGAGAATTTCCATATTCGTCTGTCATGCGACGTAATGAACGTTTTGAGGTATACCCTCGATAATGTTTAACAATCTGATTAATTGCTTCCACGTCGCCATCTGTCGCCTTTACAATGAGGGGGAAGGGGACCCTTGGATAGGCTGTTTTCATTCTTTACACTCCTTCATGAATTCTTTAATCATGGCTAGTCCACTTATTCGATGACGATAAACAGTCGAACGATTCAAATTTAGTAACTCCGCAATCTCCACATCACTCATATCCATAAAGTAATGAAGTAAAATAATGTTCCGTTTTTTCTCTGAAAGATGACGCAGGGCTTCACTTAATAAATCACTTTCAACATTGATTCTTAATCCAAATAATTTAAATAGTTGGAAATCAGTGACGTACGTATCAACAGTAGAAAAAGAGTTGACAAGGTAGTTATCTATATCAGAAAACGAGACTTCTTTTGCTGATAGTCTGTCTAGATGTTTGAAGTAATCTTTTCGTTCATCTTCAATAACTTGTTTGCAGATATAGTCAAACTGATTTTCTATGGTTTCTTGAAAAGAAGATGGTTTCATGCTTTTCACCCCCTTTCTGTCGTGAAAGGGAGTGGCATGTGCTTCTTTATCTCCCTTCATACTAAGCCCCGACACGAAAGGGGGATTTGTTGCATAAATGAAGAGAAATCCTAAAAGATATTTATTAAGTGACCAAAAAAGCACATAAACAGATTGTTTTCTCTGTTCATATGCTTTGATTTTTCTATCTATGTAATCTGCAAAACCACATTGATGGTCATATCTATCCAGTACAGGTGGATAAGTTTTTTTGATAAGAACTTAATTAAGAGAACTAGATGACAGATTATCTTTCTCATGGCGACTTTTCCCTCCATTAAGTCGCCAATTTTATCTACTTTCTAGGAGTATGACTAAATTTTATAAAGTTGTATAGGTAAATAAAATCAGCGACCTTTCTATTTGAAATTGGATTCATCGCATTAATGAATTCCACAGTGTTCTATAGGAACTCATAAACTATATAACATGTTTTTCTATACCTGTTTATGGTTATATAGGAACAGTAAAATGTATAGAGGTGATTTAGTATGCGTAAAAAAGAAGATAAATACGATTTTAGAGCCGTTAGTTTAGCGATTAAAGAGGCTCGAATGAAACGGGGTCTCACTCGTGAACAAGTGGGAACAATGATTGAAATTGACCCACGTTATTTAACAAATATAGAAAACAAAGGACAACACCCAAGTACACAAGTGCTGTATGATCTTGTATCATTACTCCATGTATCTATTGATGAATTTTTCTTACCTACAGATAATTTGATTAAAAGCACTCGAAGGTTACAGGTAGAAAAATACATGGATAGCTTTACAGACAAAGAACTATCCTTAATGGAAGCACTAGCAAAAGGTATCAATGAAGCAAGAAATATTGAAGGCTAGTCAGTAAAATTCAGATAAACAAAAAGAGCCGATAAGATGAGAGTTTCATTTCTCAAATTATCGGCTCTGCGTCTTGGCGTCTGGCTCTTTGATTGTTATTATATTCATTTTTTGAACATTAATTAAAGTTTCGTTCTTACATTTGGGGCAGTATAAAGGGAAATTTTTAAGTATAGTATCCACTCGTATTCGTAGTCTTGTTTTATTTCCACAAATAGGACACAATATCCACTTGTAGTTTATAATAACAATCTCCTCCTTTCCACTTTAATTCAAATCTATATTAAAGAATATTTCATCTTATTTAATAAGAAACCATATTTATATAACAACATAAAACGCACTAAGTTATTTTATTGAACATATATCTTACTTTATCTATCCGACTATTTAGACGACGGGTCTGGCAAACAGGTTCGCCAGTGGTAACCTGATATCCTTTTAGCTCTGCTAAACAAACACTAAGCCCATTTGTAAAAAAAGTTAAATCATTGCGATAATCTTGAATACATCGAGCAGGAATTTCTCCAATAATAATGACCTCATTATTTTTCAGTTGAGTATTTACGATATTTGCACAATATTTGGGAGCATCGTTATATGCCCGTGAAAGATATTCCTGTGGTGCATAAACTTTAAAACTAAGATATGGCTCTAACAATTCTGTTCCAGCTTTTCTAAAGGCTTGCTCCAGTACAATAGGAGTAAGCATCCGAAAATCTGCTGGAGTACTAACAGGGCTATAGTATAAACCGTACTTAAAACAGATTTTACAATCCGTCACATTCCA
The genomic region above belongs to Enterococcus saigonensis and contains:
- a CDS encoding helix-turn-helix domain-containing protein, which gives rise to MFGLLQPNKEKVGRRLKLIKDEMNISFTEFGSRLGLKKPTISSYVQGYNLAPLDVIEKVAKISGRSVGWFYFGETEEYIADYLTLTGQGELVKEYPDIVKQIKEEFFTGDFKNPGWENEVGYPMEEFIDDCFSDFSPSILDRYIGKIVTQQIDESEKLKNLSDKEKGEAVAFVYQEVMDYVEMSGEVKYGEEEKVIRLVEDSISNLAKRGKIEFSEEYLVGRLVNILDDDAETARIISTLSLNLTGKAFSPLFGGKELIEIFQAMRPALMKLYAEKSRDELYDWFEK
- a CDS encoding rolling circle replication-associated protein, whose protein sequence is MLKAYNQKIIETPTYTEIWEYEKPIVYKVDEKKNEEYEHQTPEWINNLNEPNKKYDELTAEKQYDSLKRKQKHYKNMRFEIARLIDMNFDDNTKFLTLTFKENIQNIETTNDEFKKFIKRLNYQTYKTKKSQIKYLATWEKQKRGAIHYHIVLFSFPFVPHERLMKIWGHGLVWINKIDVDAVENRGRYLSKYFDKDLDLKEHKKKAFFKSQNLKIPKETKRLTEQEYDTNGQEVLHTKNYIRRSPKFSEELNESGALEQVVEFEESNVKYTKIKKDKNTETH
- a CDS encoding DUF3173 domain-containing protein, giving the protein MKSTICKDDLLSLGYKPHTAKMIVRQAKQIMVQKGYPFYNNKRLGYVPREVVEEIIGVSLEGENHSA
- a CDS encoding tyrosine-type recombinase/integrase codes for the protein MPKTKYVGVYRDKNGKYFYQLELGIDKATGKRIQKKGRKDQNGKPFESAREAYKELTRLKNDFMLQNGYINYKLTYAQFMEQKYIPYYRSSVERSTWNSRQTGLEQIKQRFGDMKLREITVEDCENYRIWLLNDSGYSQSYCSLMYGMFRKTLDYAVTLNFMNENISKRTKAISKGKSIVPYWTKEEFQKVLATIFIDDFYEHMSFVLIWLYYMTGIRVSEGLALHWTDVDLKRKKLRIHHTLDMKNQNDFIRKPYTKTESGMRTISLDDDTVRILKRWKSVQKKHGVEHFILSYTDLPLYRSTVQRIIERYAKLANVPAIQGKGLRHSHVSYLINEFNADILVVSQRLGHSSPEITLKHYAHLWSRNDESIADQMAGNIIFNFAKESKVDFNGNQAVKI
- a CDS encoding site-specific integrase, which codes for MVKDPIKKAKNGTYYFRANLGYDSKGKKIQKYRSGFTTKKEAREEYSKLLLMKPEELSENKDKMTFKHYIFEIFLPWYKTQVKLRTYENRLPTIKKHFSYFDKMAVSDIEPIDVQNWQLKLSKKCKSSYVRAVQGLFSVAMDRAIVLGITTTNPSKIIGNVKKQKSKIEFWTKEEFEKVISLIYKEDYYQHFLFISLWFLFMTGMRIGEATAIQWEDIDFDSGVLTINKTLYYKNQSNYRFVEPKTKASVRHIVLDKCTLTYLSEWKEVQQNLIQTDFVMSYNGIPTQKHTLSYAIERYAKLAGIHRIRIHGLRHSHASLLISMGENPLIIKDRLGHEDIETTLGTYGHLYPNSNFEVANKLNGAISFKEAKQNYDTSPKNQFTVDYLRNKEMKKMQ
- a CDS encoding DUF3173 family protein; its protein translation is MITVTKKDLVELGYGTSFSADIIKKAKELMITKGHIYYQSRKLDRVPREAVEEILGIRFSNENRSE
- a CDS encoding helix-turn-helix domain-containing protein, translating into MKTAYPRVPFPLIVKATDGDVEAINQIVKHYRGYTSKRSLRRMTDEYGNSHMVIDETLRGRMETKLISKILSFEIK
- a CDS encoding RNA polymerase sigma factor, whose translation is MKPSSFQETIENQFDYICKQVIEDERKDYFKHLDRLSAKEVSFSDIDNYLVNSFSTVDTYVTDFQLFKLFGLRINVESDLLSEALRHLSEKKRNIILLHYFMDMSDVEIAELLNLNRSTVYRHRISGLAMIKEFMKECKE
- a CDS encoding helix-turn-helix domain-containing protein, with the translated sequence MRKKEDKYDFRAVSLAIKEARMKRGLTREQVGTMIEIDPRYLTNIENKGQHPSTQVLYDLVSLLHVSIDEFFLPTDNLIKSTRRLQVEKYMDSFTDKELSLMEALAKGINEARNIEG
- a CDS encoding cysteine-rich KTR domain-containing protein encodes the protein MNYKWILCPICGNKTRLRIRVDTILKNFPLYCPKCKNETLINVQKMNIITIKEPDAKTQSR